One window of the Salvia miltiorrhiza cultivar Shanhuang (shh) chromosome 6, IMPLAD_Smil_shh, whole genome shotgun sequence genome contains the following:
- the LOC130987914 gene encoding zinc finger protein SHOOT GRAVITROPISM 5-like, producing MLSNIDPSAEYAASKRKRRPAGTPDPDAEVVSLSPKTLLESDRYVCEICNQGFQRDQNLQMHRRRHKVPWKLLKRETPVARKRVFVCPEPSCLHHDPCHALGDLVGIKKHFRRKHSNQKQWVCDKCSKGYAVQSDYKAHLKTCGTRGHSCDCGRVFSRVESFIEHQDACSMGRLRSDALPPPACLSRTASSPSPSSDTNLSVVAPWQAALAKPSNEAIFVTASTCRPPNLELQLLTKSNEDHSTQLQLSIGSSEINGEAEISRCSPRGSTTGGERPARVKEQAQEQLRVAMAEKAYAEEARQVAKRQMEAAEQEFSNAKRIRQAAQAELEKAQALKDHATKKINAAMLEITCHSCKSKFQQALFAENSNSNSNSNSNSNSIGLNFISSALRGWEGKKADHEK from the exons atgctGAGCAACATTGATCCGTCCGCCGAGTACGCGGCGAGCAAGCGGAAGCGGCGGCCGGCGGGGACGCCAGATCCGGACGCGGAGGTGGTGTCGCTGTCGCCGAAGACGCTGCTGGAGTCGGATCGGTACGTGTGCGAGATCTGCAACCAAGGGTTCCAGCGGGATCAGAACCTGCAGATGCACCGGCGACGCCACAAGGTGCCGTGGAAGCTGCTGAAGAGGGAGACGCCGGTGGCGCGTAAGCGCGTGTTCGTGTGCCCCGAGCCGAGCTGCCTCCACCACGACCCCTGCCACGCGCTGGGGGACCTCGTCGGGATTAAGAAGCACTTCCGCCGCAAGCACAGCAACCAGAAGCAGTGGGTCTGCGACAAGTGCTCCAAAGGCTACGCCGTCCAGTCCGACTACAAGGCGCACCTCAAGACCTGCGGCACCCGCGGCCACTCCTGCGACTGCGGCCGCGTCTTCTCCAg GGTGGAAAGTTTCATCGAGCATCAAGATGCGTGCAGCATGGGGCGCCTCCGCTCCGACGCGCTGCCGCCGCCGGCGTGCTTATCGCGGACGGCGTCGAGCCCTAGCCCCTCCAGCGACACCAATCTCAGCGTCGTCGCGCCGTGGCAGGCGGCGTTGGCCAAGCCGAGCAACGAGGCGATCTTCGTGACCGCATCGACGTGTCGTCCCCCAAATCTGGAGCTCCAGCTCCTCACCAAATCCAACGAGGATCACTCGACTCAGCTGCAGCTCTCGATCGGATCGTCGGAGATCAACGGCGAGGCGGAGATCAGCCGGTGCTCGCCGCGGGGGAGCACGACGGGCGGCGAGAGGCCGGCGAGGGTGAAGGAGCAGGCGCAGGAGCAGCTGCGGGTGGCGATGGCGGAGAAGGCGTACGCGGAGGAGGCGCGGCAGGTGGCGAAGCGGCAgatggaggcggcggagcaggaGTTCTCCAACGCGAAGCGGATCCGGCAGGCGGCGCAGGCGGAGCTGGAGAAGGCGCAGGCGCTCAAGGACCACGCCACGAAGAAGATCAACGCCGCCATGCTCGAGATCACGTGCCATTCCTGCAAATCAAAATTCCAGCAGGCGTTATTCGCTGAGaattccaattccaattccaattccaattccaattccaactCGATCGGATTGAATTTCATCTCGTCTGCGCTCAGAGGCTGGGAAGGGAAGAAGGCcgatcatgaaaaataa